A single genomic interval of Vulpes vulpes isolate BD-2025 chromosome 3, VulVul3, whole genome shotgun sequence harbors:
- the NDUFS6 gene encoding NADH dehydrogenase [ubiquinone] iron-sulfur protein 6, mitochondrial, translating to MAAAVTFCRLLGRSGSAALRPPRGARCLGVRASPTGEKITHTGQVYDDQDYRKVRFVGRQKEVNENFAIDLIAEQPVSEVESRVISCDGGGGALGHPKVYINLDKETKTGTCGYCGLQFKQHHH from the exons ATGGCGGCGGCTGTGACCTTCTGCCGGCTCCTGGGCCGGAGCGGTTCAGCGGCGCTgcgcccgccccggggcgccAGGTGTTTGGGGGTGCGGGCGTCGCCGACCGGGGAGAAGATCACGCACACCGGCCAG GTTTATGACGATCAAGACTATAGGAAAGTTCGGTTCGTTGGTCGTCAGAAAGAG GTGAATGAAAACTTTGCCATTGATTTGATAGCTGAGCAGCCCGTGAGTGAAGTTGAAAGTCGTGTGATCTCGTGCGACGGTGGCGGGGGGGCTCTTGGCCACCCGAAAGTGTACATAAACCTG gacaaagaaacaaaaacggGGACGTGCGGCTATTGTGGACTGCAGTTCAAACAGCACCATCACTAG